One window from the genome of Aphelocoma coerulescens isolate FSJ_1873_10779 chromosome 19, UR_Acoe_1.0, whole genome shotgun sequence encodes:
- the OVCA2 gene encoding LOW QUALITY PROTEIN: esterase OVCA2 (The sequence of the model RefSeq protein was modified relative to this genomic sequence to represent the inferred CDS: deleted 3 bases in 2 codons), producing the protein MNGDAPRSVNTPVPAESCPFQGQAVLRPCPRSHRGSRPARRCRPVLTPPATSHRQGARVTSAKARRALSPLRPISAQRFGGKAEGGSGAPGGAAMAEARPLRLLALHGYRQSARRLRQRTGALRKALRGRAELVAIDAPHPLPAGAEDDPDGDDPPRGWWFSGPGAFEAGEAAAAPAGLEESLSAVAAALAEHGPFDGLLGFSQGAALAAMVCALRARGDPRFPVAFAVLVAGFASRAPAHGHFYRDPIALPTLHIVGDTDAVIAAPLSRELAQCFVEPVVLTHPGGHFIPAAAAQKKAYLEFLERFCPTQGQAERPGAGEV; encoded by the exons ATGAATGGGGATGCACCGCGTAGCGTGAACACACCGGTGCCCGCGGAGAGTTGCCCCTTTCAAGGCCAGGCCGTGCTGCGGCCCTGCCCGCGATCGCACCGGGGGTCGCGTCCCGCC CGTCGGTGCCGCCCCGTCCTCACCCCTCCGGCGACCTCCCACCGCCAGGGGGCGCGCGTCACCTCTGCGAAGGCGCGCCgcgct ctctctcctctccggCCAATCAGCGCGCAGCGTTTCGGCGGGAAGGCGGAAGGCGGAAGTGGCGCTCCCGGGGGCGCGGCCATGGCGGAGGCGCGGCCGCTGCGGCTGCTGGCGCTGCACGGGTACCGGCAGAgcgcccgccgcctccgccaGCGCACCGGCGCGCTCCGCAAGGCCCTGCGCGGCCGCGCCGAGCTGGTGGCCATCGACGCGCCGCACCCCTTGCCCGCCGGCGCCGAGGACGACCCCGACGGGGACGATCCCCCCCGCGGCTGGTGGTTCTCTGGGCCCGGGGCGTTCGAGGCGGGGGAAGCGGCGGCAGCTCCGGCGGGGCTGGAGGAGTCTCTGTCGGCCGTGGCGGCGGCGCTGGCGGAGCACGGGCCCTTCGACGGGCTGCTGGGCTTCAGCCAGGGCGCAGCGCTGGCCGCTATGGTGTGCGCCCTGCGGGCCCGCGGCGACCCGCGCTTCCCGGTGGCCTTCGCCGTGCTGGTGGCCGGGTTCGCCAGCCGCGCCCCGGCACACGGACACTTCTACCGGGATCCCATCGCCCTGCCCACGCTGCACATCGTGGGGGACACCGACGCCGTCATCGCAGCACCCCTCAGCAGGGAGCTGGCGCAGTGCTTCGTGGAGCCCGTTGTCCTCACGCACCCCGGCGGGCACTTCATCCCCGCGGCTGCGGCGCAGAAGAAAGCCTACCTGGAATTCCTGGAACGGTTCTGCCCCACGCAGGGCCAGGCCGAGCgcccaggggctggggaggttTGA
- the HIC1 gene encoding hypermethylated in cancer 1 protein, with amino-acid sequence MRVHRDLSWLAEATGRPGRRARSGMLDAMEVPSHSRQLLLQLNTQRTKGFLCDVIIVVQNALFRAHKNILAASSAYLKSLVVHDNLLNLDHEMVSPGIFRLILDFIYTGRLAECEPGSEQSLGAVLAAASYLQIPGLVALCKKKLKRSGKYCHLRGGYAPYKLGRGLRAATPVIQACYSGTPRPVDLPPVEPATPLNTQCGELYASAAQGAPLHPHGLCPPERHCSPPCGLDLSKKSPTGPSAQLLPTDRLLPSEPREPSLPPRHDSPPVSAGLLASHAAAYKDSPPGGEPGGHPHAPDPFRSTPPCTEPPLPRADGRELMYRWMKHEPLGPYLDEGEAEKELDREEKAESPPAAPQPRYPSVESNDLEPDNSTSEETGSSEGPSPGDALDRYCNHLGYEPESLGDNLYVCIPCGKGFPSSEQLNAHVEAHNEEELYHKAAAEQAVPFLDKGGPGLGDILRPYRCSSCDKSYKDPATLRQHEKTHWLTRPYPCTICGKKFTQRGTMTRHMRSHLGLKPFACDACGMRFTRQYRLTEHMRIHSGEKPYECQVCGGKFAQQRNLISHMKMHAAGPDGKAKLDFPDSVYAMARLTADQLGLKQEKAAELLSHTSHFLSDPKAMESLYPLAKFTAEHLGLSQDKAAEVLVQAPHLHAEAARTIERYSPP; translated from the exons ATGAGAGTTCACCGAGACCTCAGCTGGTTGGCGGAGGCCACCGGACGCCCAG GGCGGCGGGCGAGGAGCGGGATGCTGGACGCCATGGAGGTGCCGAGCCACTCgcggcagctgctgctgcagctgaacacGCAGCGCACcaagggcttcctgtgcgacgTGATCATCGTGGTGCAGAACGCGCTTTTCCGTGCGCACAAGAACATCCTGGCCGCCAGCAGCGCCTACCTCAAGTCGCTGGTGGTCCACGACAACCTGCTCAACCTGGACCATGAGATGGTGAGCCCTGGCATCTTCCGCCTCATCCTTGACTTCATCTACACCGGCCGCCTGGCCGAGTGCGAGCCGGGCAGCGAGCAGAGCCTGGGCGCCGTGCTGGCCGCCGCCAGCTACCTCCAGATCCCCGGCTTGGTGGCCCTTTGCAAGAAGAAGTTGAAGCGCAGCGGCAAGTACTGCCACCTGCGCGGGGGCTACGCGCCCTACAAGCTGGGCCGTGGGCTGCGGGCCGCCACGCCGGTCATCCAGGCTTGCTACTCGGGGACACCACGGCCCGTGGACCTGCCACCCGTGGAGCCGGCGACGCCGCTCAACACGCAGTGCGGGGAGCTGTACGCCTCGGCCGCCCAGGGTGCCCCGCTGCACCCCCACGGGCTGTGCCCGCCCGAGCGCCACTGCTCACCGCCCTGCGGCCTCGACCTCTCCAAGAAGAGCCCCACcggcccctctgcccagctcctgcccaccGACCGCCTGCTGCCCAGCGAGCCCCGCGAGCCCTCGCTGCCCCCACGGCATGACAGCCCCCCCGTCAGCGCCGGCCTCCTGGCCAGCCACGCCGCTGCCTACAAGGACTCCCCGCCGGGCGGTGAGCCGGGAGGGCACCCCCACGCCCCCGACCCCTTCCGCAGCACGCCGCCCTGCACCGAGCCCCCGCTGCCCCGTGCTGATGGGCGTGAGCTGATGTACCGCTGGATGAAGCATGAGCCCCTGGGCCCCTACCTGGACGAGGGCGAGGCGGAGAAGGAGCTGGATAGGGAGGAGAAGGCCGAATCGCCGCCTGCGGCGCCGCAGCCCCGCTACCCCAGCGTGGAGAGCAATGACCTGGAGCCTGATAACAGCACGAGCGAGGAGACGGGCAGCAGCGAGGGCCCCTCGCCCGGCGACGCGCTGGACCGCTACTGCAACCACCTGGGCTACGAGCCGGAGAGCCTGGGTGACAACCTGTACGTCTGCATCCCCTGTGGCAAGGGCTTCCCCAGCTCCGAGCAGCTCAACGCCCACGTGGAGGCCCACAACGAAGAGGAGCTCTATCACAAGGCGGCGGCCGAGCAGGCCGTGCCCTTCCTGGACAAAGGTggcccagggctgggtgacatCTTGCGGCCTTACCGCTGCTCCTCCTGCGACAAGTCCTACAAGGACCCGGCCACTCTGCGGCAGCACGAGAAGACGCACTGGCTGACGCGCCCCTACCCCTGCACCATCTGCGGCAAGAAGTTCACCCAGCGCGGCACCATGACCCGCCACATGCGCAGCCACCTCGGCCTGAAGCCCTTTGCCTGCGACGCCTGCGGGATGCGCTTCACCCGCCAGTACCGCCTGACCGAGCACATGCGCATCCACTCGGGCGAGAAGCCCTACGAGTGCCAGGTGTGCGGCGGGAAGTTCGCCCAGCAGCGCAACCTCATCAGCCACATGAAGATGCACGCGGCCGGCCCCGACGGCAAAGCCAAGCTGGACTTCCCCGACAGCGTCTATGCCATGGCCCGTCTCACCGCCGACCAGCTGGGGCTCAAGCAGGAGAAGGCGGCCGAGCTGCTCTCCCACACCTCGCACTTCCTCAGCGACCCCAAGGCCATGGAGAGCCTTTACCCCCTGGCCAAGTTCACGGCGGAGCACCTGGGGCTGAGTCAGGACAAGGCGGCCGAGGTGCTGGTGCAGGCTCCGCACCTCCACGCCGAGGCTGCCCGGACCATAGAGCGATACTCGCCCCCCTAG